In Rutidosis leptorrhynchoides isolate AG116_Rl617_1_P2 chromosome 2, CSIRO_AGI_Rlap_v1, whole genome shotgun sequence, one genomic interval encodes:
- the LOC139891120 gene encoding COP1-interacting protein 7-like isoform X1, with the protein MDSRIQLDYALFQLTPTRTRFNLVICAGDNKEKLASGLLEPFIAHCKFAKDQISKGGYSITLSASAAWFTKSIIERFVKFVSTPEVLERCITIERELENIDCSLIANTSSDSQTVYGLDEYSTKSAALAYNHEGTTSDAVHEDDSKIHLQHALETRKTVLQREQAMVYARAIVAGFDTDNLQDLICFADAFGSPRLREACLNFIELCNTKSNDRVWIDEVAAMQAYSHSHSHSHFSYMEDEIGQELRINFQNTNNKHNGSGDGHESHITPHMPSYQWGPMFQPPYQAYPFPWPPNKEVSRSRKKHVQDVDFDSSDSSSGSDSGRNKRSSSHKVIVKKINYITFAGDGRLEHESDDSSLNDDNVIEDKREDQKATQQWNIFENLLLKDADEEEEDKPSDRANTFEEEFVSNKFEDPNTLSSRNQPEFANKSSTNEKREEGDWFMRSLPDKVIQEESRDIFVDHIKSKDVVVNNPLAVQARSLIELPNSQIRTHDIIVDSESNVIPKRVETTSVNEPNDLFLVLERDTGGKQAVASWTPEMESGNSNYTKIVKVDSAKVNESKDKVFVRKGSTNETKSKALVGSRSKKSTETKTAMPKGISNKEDEKRKKTEELISQRQKRIAERSASSVKITKSDNQKAEFPSRNEIKSNKPVIKKSTIDRLSTARVVNTKVLPTPSKLGTKPTKVIPNRNSEPKPVTKVATNGNNRSHTLVSQSTVAADKKKVKMDNVKPQEKKISSKNLNGQKKIADVMNAKKLPKTSLIKKTDGTELSTPAKSNNTEAVIKVSHKPSSVHVKDIALPDSNGGSAIKAINSVTFRIDPNHGAKANNVVKVNHEVPVIPISVSPPGKQSPEKSNSKKKWISGFKKLLSFGGKKLN; encoded by the exons ATGGATTCAAGAATACAGCTAGATTATGCATTGTTTCAGCTAACCCCTACTAGAACCAG ATTTAATTTGGTTATATGTGCTGGTGATAACAAAGAGAAACTTGCATCTGGACTTTTGGAACCGTTTATCGCTCATTGCAAGTTTGCAAAAGATCAAATTTCTAAAGGAGGTTACTCAATTACACTTTCTGCTTCTGCTGCTTGGTTTACAAAGTCCATTATTGAAAG ATTTGTGAAGTTTGTAAGTACACCCGAGGTTCTTGAACGATGCATTACCATTGAGAGGGAGCTCGAGAACATTGACTGCTCATTAATCGCTAACACATCATCAGACTCGCAAA CTGTCTATGGATTAGATGAATACTCAACCAAGTCAGCTGCTTTGGCCTACAAT CATGAAGGTACCACAAGTGATGCAGTCCATGAAGATGATTCCAA GATTCATCTTCAGCACGCTTTGGAAACTAGAAAGACGGTGCTTCAAAGAGAGCAAGCCATGGTCTATGCGCGTGCTATAGTTGCAGGATTTGATACAGATAACCTACAAGATCTCATATGTTTCGCTGATGCTTTTGGATCCCCTCGCTTAAG GGAAGCATGTTTGAATTTCATTGAACTATGCAATACAAAGAGTAACGATAGAGTCTGGATCGATGAGGTAGCGGCAATGCAGGCGTACTCTCATTCACATTCACATTCACATTTCTCTTATATGGAAGACGAAATTGGTCAAGAACTTAGAATTAATTTCCAAAATACTAACAATAAACATAACGGTTCTGGCGATGGTCATGAAAGTCATATTACTCCGCATATGCCAAGTTATCAGTGGGGCCCGATGTTTCAACCTCCATATCAAGCGTACCCTTTTCCTTGGCCTCCAAATAAGGAAGTTTCTAGAAGTAGAAAGAAACACGTACAAGACGTTGACTTTGACTCGAGTGACTCTAGTTCTGGAAGTGATTCGGGTAGAAATAAAAGGAGTTCATCGCATAAAGTCATCGTCAAAAAAATTAATTACATCACTTTTGCGGGAGATGGAAGATTAGAACACGAATCTGACGACAGTTCGTTAAATGATGATAACGTAATTGAAGATAAACGTGAAGATCAAAAGGCAACGCAACAGTGGAATATATTTGAGAACCTTCTATTGAAGGAtgcagatgaagaagaagaagataagcctagtgatcgtgctaatacattcgagGAGGAATTTGTGTCAAATAAATTTGAAGATCCAAATACTTTATCTTCTAGAAATCAACCCGAATTTGCCAACAAATCGTCCACTAACGAAAAACGTGAAGAAGGCGATTGGTTTATGAGAAGCCTTCCAGATAAAGTGATTCAGGAAGAAAGCAGAGACATCTTTGTAGACCATATCAAGTCAAAAGACGTCGTTGTTAACAATCCTTTGGCGGTTCAAGCTCGATCTTTGATCGAGTTGCCTAATTCTCAGATAAGAACACATGACATCATAGTGGATTCAGAGAGTAATGTGATTCCAAAAAGGGTTGAAACTACAAGTGTGAATGAACCAAATGACTTATTTCTGGTTCTTGAAAGAGATACGGGTGGCAAACAAGCTGTTGCGAGTTGGACTCCAGAAATGGAGTCTGGTAATAGTAATTATACTAAGATTGTTAAAGTGGATTCTGCTAAAGTCAACGAGTCAAAAGATAAAGTTTTTGTTCGAAAAGGTTCGACCAATGAAACAAAGTCTAAAGCTTTAGTTGGATCAAGAAGCAAGAAATCGACAGAAACCAAAACGGCAATGCCAAAAGGGATATCAAACAAG GAAGATGAGAAACGAAAGAAAACAGAGGAACTGATAAGTCAACGACAAAAGAGAATCGCTGAAAGAAGTGCTTCTAGTGTTAAAATAACAAAGAGTGATAACCAAAAAGCCGAATTTCCATCTCGGAATGAAATAAAATCGAATAAGCCGGTGATTAAGAAATCCACCATCGATCGCTTGTCAACTGCACGTGTTGTTAATACTAAGGTATTACCTACACCATCAAAACTAGGTACTAAGCCTACAAAAGTAATCCCGAATAGGAACAGTGAGCCAAAACCTGTTACAAAAGTGGCAACAAATGGTAATAATCGTTCGCATACTCTGGTTTCTCAAAGTACAGTTGCAGCTGATAAGAAAAAAGTGAAAATGGATAATGTTAAACCTCAAGAGAAGAAAATCAGTTCAAAGAATTTAAATGGACAGAAGAAAATTGCTGATGTCATGAACGCCAAAAAATTGCCCAAAACATCCTTAATCAAGAAAACGGATGGTACTGAATTATCAACACCTGCAAAATCAAATAACACGGAAGCTGTAATTAAAGTATCGCACAAGCCTTCTTCTGTTCATGTGAAAGATATAGCTCTTCCTGACAGTAATGGTGGATCAGCCATTAAAGCTATAAACTCTGTTACTTTCAGAATTGATCCTAATCATGGTGCAAAAGCAAACAATGTTGTCAAAGTGAACCATGAAGTTCCTGTTATACCGATCTCGGTTTCGCCACCTGGCAAACAAAGCCCAGAAAAAAGTAACTCCAAGAAGAAATGGATCAGTGGGTTCAAGAAACTGCTATCTTTTGGCGGGAAAAAGTTAAATTGA
- the LOC139891120 gene encoding COP1-interacting protein 7-like isoform X2 yields the protein MVYARAIVAGFDTDNLQDLICFADAFGSPRLREACLNFIELCNTKSNDRVWIDEVAAMQAYSHSHSHSHFSYMEDEIGQELRINFQNTNNKHNGSGDGHESHITPHMPSYQWGPMFQPPYQAYPFPWPPNKEVSRSRKKHVQDVDFDSSDSSSGSDSGRNKRSSSHKVIVKKINYITFAGDGRLEHESDDSSLNDDNVIEDKREDQKATQQWNIFENLLLKDADEEEEDKPSDRANTFEEEFVSNKFEDPNTLSSRNQPEFANKSSTNEKREEGDWFMRSLPDKVIQEESRDIFVDHIKSKDVVVNNPLAVQARSLIELPNSQIRTHDIIVDSESNVIPKRVETTSVNEPNDLFLVLERDTGGKQAVASWTPEMESGNSNYTKIVKVDSAKVNESKDKVFVRKGSTNETKSKALVGSRSKKSTETKTAMPKGISNKEDEKRKKTEELISQRQKRIAERSASSVKITKSDNQKAEFPSRNEIKSNKPVIKKSTIDRLSTARVVNTKVLPTPSKLGTKPTKVIPNRNSEPKPVTKVATNGNNRSHTLVSQSTVAADKKKVKMDNVKPQEKKISSKNLNGQKKIADVMNAKKLPKTSLIKKTDGTELSTPAKSNNTEAVIKVSHKPSSVHVKDIALPDSNGGSAIKAINSVTFRIDPNHGAKANNVVKVNHEVPVIPISVSPPGKQSPEKSNSKKKWISGFKKLLSFGGKKLN from the exons ATGGTCTATGCGCGTGCTATAGTTGCAGGATTTGATACAGATAACCTACAAGATCTCATATGTTTCGCTGATGCTTTTGGATCCCCTCGCTTAAG GGAAGCATGTTTGAATTTCATTGAACTATGCAATACAAAGAGTAACGATAGAGTCTGGATCGATGAGGTAGCGGCAATGCAGGCGTACTCTCATTCACATTCACATTCACATTTCTCTTATATGGAAGACGAAATTGGTCAAGAACTTAGAATTAATTTCCAAAATACTAACAATAAACATAACGGTTCTGGCGATGGTCATGAAAGTCATATTACTCCGCATATGCCAAGTTATCAGTGGGGCCCGATGTTTCAACCTCCATATCAAGCGTACCCTTTTCCTTGGCCTCCAAATAAGGAAGTTTCTAGAAGTAGAAAGAAACACGTACAAGACGTTGACTTTGACTCGAGTGACTCTAGTTCTGGAAGTGATTCGGGTAGAAATAAAAGGAGTTCATCGCATAAAGTCATCGTCAAAAAAATTAATTACATCACTTTTGCGGGAGATGGAAGATTAGAACACGAATCTGACGACAGTTCGTTAAATGATGATAACGTAATTGAAGATAAACGTGAAGATCAAAAGGCAACGCAACAGTGGAATATATTTGAGAACCTTCTATTGAAGGAtgcagatgaagaagaagaagataagcctagtgatcgtgctaatacattcgagGAGGAATTTGTGTCAAATAAATTTGAAGATCCAAATACTTTATCTTCTAGAAATCAACCCGAATTTGCCAACAAATCGTCCACTAACGAAAAACGTGAAGAAGGCGATTGGTTTATGAGAAGCCTTCCAGATAAAGTGATTCAGGAAGAAAGCAGAGACATCTTTGTAGACCATATCAAGTCAAAAGACGTCGTTGTTAACAATCCTTTGGCGGTTCAAGCTCGATCTTTGATCGAGTTGCCTAATTCTCAGATAAGAACACATGACATCATAGTGGATTCAGAGAGTAATGTGATTCCAAAAAGGGTTGAAACTACAAGTGTGAATGAACCAAATGACTTATTTCTGGTTCTTGAAAGAGATACGGGTGGCAAACAAGCTGTTGCGAGTTGGACTCCAGAAATGGAGTCTGGTAATAGTAATTATACTAAGATTGTTAAAGTGGATTCTGCTAAAGTCAACGAGTCAAAAGATAAAGTTTTTGTTCGAAAAGGTTCGACCAATGAAACAAAGTCTAAAGCTTTAGTTGGATCAAGAAGCAAGAAATCGACAGAAACCAAAACGGCAATGCCAAAAGGGATATCAAACAAG GAAGATGAGAAACGAAAGAAAACAGAGGAACTGATAAGTCAACGACAAAAGAGAATCGCTGAAAGAAGTGCTTCTAGTGTTAAAATAACAAAGAGTGATAACCAAAAAGCCGAATTTCCATCTCGGAATGAAATAAAATCGAATAAGCCGGTGATTAAGAAATCCACCATCGATCGCTTGTCAACTGCACGTGTTGTTAATACTAAGGTATTACCTACACCATCAAAACTAGGTACTAAGCCTACAAAAGTAATCCCGAATAGGAACAGTGAGCCAAAACCTGTTACAAAAGTGGCAACAAATGGTAATAATCGTTCGCATACTCTGGTTTCTCAAAGTACAGTTGCAGCTGATAAGAAAAAAGTGAAAATGGATAATGTTAAACCTCAAGAGAAGAAAATCAGTTCAAAGAATTTAAATGGACAGAAGAAAATTGCTGATGTCATGAACGCCAAAAAATTGCCCAAAACATCCTTAATCAAGAAAACGGATGGTACTGAATTATCAACACCTGCAAAATCAAATAACACGGAAGCTGTAATTAAAGTATCGCACAAGCCTTCTTCTGTTCATGTGAAAGATATAGCTCTTCCTGACAGTAATGGTGGATCAGCCATTAAAGCTATAAACTCTGTTACTTTCAGAATTGATCCTAATCATGGTGCAAAAGCAAACAATGTTGTCAAAGTGAACCATGAAGTTCCTGTTATACCGATCTCGGTTTCGCCACCTGGCAAACAAAGCCCAGAAAAAAGTAACTCCAAGAAGAAATGGATCAGTGGGTTCAAGAAACTGCTATCTTTTGGCGGGAAAAAGTTAAATTGA
- the LOC139891121 gene encoding beta-glucosidase 18-like isoform X1: MTLWHEWRDIIHCSMVNRSQLQWLLLCCSFFFLAHGDDIKRSDFPENFMFGVGTSAYQIEGAYREDGKSLNNWDVFSLSPGHIRNDDNGFIANDHYHRYLKDFDIIQSLGVDAYRFSISWARILPRGRFGEVNPEGIMFYNKILDELILRGITPFVTIYHHDFPQELQDRYGSWLSPLMQEDYVHYAETCFKNFGDRVKYWTTINEPNLFTQMAYQNGRYPPARCSDPFGDCSAGNSDVEPIIVMHNMLLAHGKAVNIYRKYYQREQGGSVGIVLDCLMFEPLTDNDQEAANRGLAFSIGWALDPLIFGDYPLEMREILGNQLLKFSNSEKEFMKNSVDFIGVNHYSTTYAVDCIHSSCSLTGNRPIKGFVEGIFVRDGVQIGDPTGISTLPVVPRGLGEVIDYLKKKYDNKPMFVTENGYSDPTTQGQGQDVLHDVKRIEYHKSYLASLAKAIRDGADVRGYFAWTLMDDFEWIIGYNVRFGLYYIDRQTLDRIPKLSAKWYQDFLKNNTQPLTATISELQYKAADS, from the exons ATGACATTGTGGCATGAATGGCGTGACATCATTCATTGCAGTATGGTCAACCGAAGTCAACTCCAATGGTTGCTTTTATGCTGCTCTTTCTTCTTCTTGGCTCACGGAGACGACATAAAACGATCAGATTTCCCAGAAAATTTTATGTTTGGAGTTGGTACCTCTGCCTACCAA ATTGAAGGAGCATATCGCGAAGATGGAAAAAGTCTCAACAACTGGGATGTTTTCTCTCTTTCCCCAG GTCACATTCGAAATGATGACAATGGATTCATAGCTAATGACCATTACCATCGATATCTA AAAGATTTTGACATCATACAATCTCTCGGTGTAGACGCTTACCGCTTCTCTATATCTTGGGCAAGAATACTTCCTA GAGGAAGATTTGGTGAAGTTAATCCAGAAGGGATTATGTTCTATAACAAAATCTTGGATGAACTTATACTCAGAG GGATTACACCATTTGTGACAATTTACCATCACGATTTTCCTCAAGAACTTCAAGATCGATACGGGTCTTGGCTCAGCCCATTAATGCA GGAAGATTATGTTCATTATGCAGAAACATGTTTCAAGAACTTTGGCGACCGAGTGAAGTATTGGACCACTATCAACGAGCCAAATTTGTTCACGCAAATGGCCTACCAAAACGGACGATACCCGCCCGCCCGTTGTTCGGATCCATTTGGCGATTGTTCAGCTGGGAATTCGGATGTCGAACCTATAATAGTTATGCATAACATGCTATTGGCACATGGCAAGGCCGTTAATATATACCGAAAATATTATcag CGTGAACAAGGTGGGTCCGTCGGGATTGTTTTAGATTGCTTAATGTTTGAGCCTCTGACAGATAATGATCAAGAAGCTGCGAACAGAGGTTTGGCTTTTTCTATCGGTTG GGCATTGGATCCGCTAATATTTGGTGATTATCCCTTGGAAATGCGCGAGATCCTTGGAAATCAGCTGCTGAAATTTTCCAATTCTGAAAAAGAGTTTATGAAAAACAGTGTTGACTTTATCGGAGTCAACCATTACTCAACTACGTATGCAGTCGATTGCATTCATTCTAGTTGTAGTCTAACTGGGAATCGGCCTATTAAAGGTTTTGTTGAAGGAATTTTTGTGCGAGATGGTGTTCAAATTGGTGATCCT ACTGGTATTAGTACTCTGCCAGTAGTTCCAAGAGGTTTGGGAGAAGTGATAGACTATTTAAAGAAGAAATATGACAACAAACCCATGTTTGTCACCGAAAATG GTTATTCTGACCCAACAACACAAGGTCAAGGTCAAGATGTACTTCACGATGTCAAACGAATTGAGTATCACAAATCGTACCTCGCATCTTTGGCCAAAGCAATCAG GGACGGTGCTGACGTGAGGGGCTATTTTGCGTGGACGTTGATGGATGATTTCGAATGGATTATTGGGTACAATGTGAGATTCGGGTTATACTACATTGATCGTCAAACGCTTGATCGTATACCTAAGTTGTCTGCAAAATGGTATCAAGATTTCTTGAAAAACAATACGCAACCACTCACAGCAACAATATCAGAGTTACAATACAAGGCTGCAGACTCATAA
- the LOC139891121 gene encoding beta-glucosidase 18-like isoform X2, which produces MVNRSQLQWLLLCCSFFFLAHGDDIKRSDFPENFMFGVGTSAYQIEGAYREDGKSLNNWDVFSLSPGHIRNDDNGFIANDHYHRYLKDFDIIQSLGVDAYRFSISWARILPRGRFGEVNPEGIMFYNKILDELILRGITPFVTIYHHDFPQELQDRYGSWLSPLMQEDYVHYAETCFKNFGDRVKYWTTINEPNLFTQMAYQNGRYPPARCSDPFGDCSAGNSDVEPIIVMHNMLLAHGKAVNIYRKYYQREQGGSVGIVLDCLMFEPLTDNDQEAANRGLAFSIGWALDPLIFGDYPLEMREILGNQLLKFSNSEKEFMKNSVDFIGVNHYSTTYAVDCIHSSCSLTGNRPIKGFVEGIFVRDGVQIGDPTGISTLPVVPRGLGEVIDYLKKKYDNKPMFVTENGYSDPTTQGQGQDVLHDVKRIEYHKSYLASLAKAIRDGADVRGYFAWTLMDDFEWIIGYNVRFGLYYIDRQTLDRIPKLSAKWYQDFLKNNTQPLTATISELQYKAADS; this is translated from the exons ATGGTCAACCGAAGTCAACTCCAATGGTTGCTTTTATGCTGCTCTTTCTTCTTCTTGGCTCACGGAGACGACATAAAACGATCAGATTTCCCAGAAAATTTTATGTTTGGAGTTGGTACCTCTGCCTACCAA ATTGAAGGAGCATATCGCGAAGATGGAAAAAGTCTCAACAACTGGGATGTTTTCTCTCTTTCCCCAG GTCACATTCGAAATGATGACAATGGATTCATAGCTAATGACCATTACCATCGATATCTA AAAGATTTTGACATCATACAATCTCTCGGTGTAGACGCTTACCGCTTCTCTATATCTTGGGCAAGAATACTTCCTA GAGGAAGATTTGGTGAAGTTAATCCAGAAGGGATTATGTTCTATAACAAAATCTTGGATGAACTTATACTCAGAG GGATTACACCATTTGTGACAATTTACCATCACGATTTTCCTCAAGAACTTCAAGATCGATACGGGTCTTGGCTCAGCCCATTAATGCA GGAAGATTATGTTCATTATGCAGAAACATGTTTCAAGAACTTTGGCGACCGAGTGAAGTATTGGACCACTATCAACGAGCCAAATTTGTTCACGCAAATGGCCTACCAAAACGGACGATACCCGCCCGCCCGTTGTTCGGATCCATTTGGCGATTGTTCAGCTGGGAATTCGGATGTCGAACCTATAATAGTTATGCATAACATGCTATTGGCACATGGCAAGGCCGTTAATATATACCGAAAATATTATcag CGTGAACAAGGTGGGTCCGTCGGGATTGTTTTAGATTGCTTAATGTTTGAGCCTCTGACAGATAATGATCAAGAAGCTGCGAACAGAGGTTTGGCTTTTTCTATCGGTTG GGCATTGGATCCGCTAATATTTGGTGATTATCCCTTGGAAATGCGCGAGATCCTTGGAAATCAGCTGCTGAAATTTTCCAATTCTGAAAAAGAGTTTATGAAAAACAGTGTTGACTTTATCGGAGTCAACCATTACTCAACTACGTATGCAGTCGATTGCATTCATTCTAGTTGTAGTCTAACTGGGAATCGGCCTATTAAAGGTTTTGTTGAAGGAATTTTTGTGCGAGATGGTGTTCAAATTGGTGATCCT ACTGGTATTAGTACTCTGCCAGTAGTTCCAAGAGGTTTGGGAGAAGTGATAGACTATTTAAAGAAGAAATATGACAACAAACCCATGTTTGTCACCGAAAATG GTTATTCTGACCCAACAACACAAGGTCAAGGTCAAGATGTACTTCACGATGTCAAACGAATTGAGTATCACAAATCGTACCTCGCATCTTTGGCCAAAGCAATCAG GGACGGTGCTGACGTGAGGGGCTATTTTGCGTGGACGTTGATGGATGATTTCGAATGGATTATTGGGTACAATGTGAGATTCGGGTTATACTACATTGATCGTCAAACGCTTGATCGTATACCTAAGTTGTCTGCAAAATGGTATCAAGATTTCTTGAAAAACAATACGCAACCACTCACAGCAACAATATCAGAGTTACAATACAAGGCTGCAGACTCATAA